A window of Streptomyces profundus genomic DNA:
GCGGCCACCGCCGAGGCCGCCGAGCGGCGCCAACTCCCCGAGGCGTGGGCCGTGGTGCACTCCCGCACCCGAGGCGACTTCCCGCCGCTCGACGCCCCGGAGGAGGTGCTCGCCCGGCGGCTGACCAGCCGCGAACAGGAGTATCTGGACGCCGCGCGCGCCGGCCAGATCCACGGCGACGAACCCACCGTGGCCCGTTCGCTGACCCGCCTGATCGACGCCACCGAGCCTAACGAGATGCTCCTGACCCTCGCCACCCACGGCGAGGAGGAACGTCTCGACTCCTACCGCAGACTGGCCGGCATCGCCGGCCTCCGCACCGGGGCCCGCGCCTGACGACCTCGTGCGCGAGGTCGTCTAGGGCCGTGTCAGTCGGGGTTTGCCCGGTAGCGAGGTGTCCTGGTGCGTGCGATCGCCAGGCAGCCGGGAGCCGCATGTAGTTGTCCTACCTGGGCTCTCGGCTAACGCAGCGAGTGTGCGTGCCAGGGCGGCGAGCGGGGCAAACCTTGGCTGACGCGGCACTAGGGCGCGACCACCCCCCGGGCCAGGCCGTGGGCCACCAGATCCTGCGGACGCAGCCGGAGCAGCTCCGCCACCTCCGCGACCTGCGCCGCGTCCCGCTTCAGCACGGCGGCGGCCGACTCGGGCGGCAGCACCGAGTAGTAGCTCTCCGCCGTGACCCAGGTCCGCGCGGGCGCGGTCAGCGCCGCCGCGCCACCCGAGCCGCCCTGGCCGACCAGCAGCGTGGTCACCGGAAGCCGGCTCGCCGCCATGGCGGTGAACGTCTCGGCGATGGCCGCGCCCACCCCGTCGCGCTCCGCGTCCGCGTCGTTCGCCGCGCCCGGCGTGTCCACCAGCGTCAACACCGGGATGCCGAGACCGTCGGCCAGCCGCAGCAGCCGGACGGCGGCCCGGAACCCGGCCGGCGTGGTCGGCGTGCCGTGCTGCGCGACATAGCCGATCGAACGCCCGGCCCGCTCGCCGAAGCCGACCGACAGCGCGGGGTCGACGCTGGCCAGCGGCGCCAACCGCGTGAAGTGCGCCCGCAGATACGCCCCGGCGTCCGGCCGGTCCGCCGCCCTGGCGGCGCGCACCGCCTCCCATCCGGTGGCCGGCGGCACGGCGGCGCGCACCGCCCGAGGCGGCTCCACCGGGCCGCGCGCCGGCCGCGTCAACAGCCGCAGCCAACGGGCCACCGTCTCAGGCAGCGCCTCCCGCTCGACGATGCCGTCCAGGTGGCCGGCGGCCAGCTGCGCCTCGGCGGTGTAGGCGGCCGGGTCGGCGTCCGGCGGGCGCACCCGGGCGCCGGAGAACCCGACCTGCGTCCCGGGGAGCGCCAGCCGCACGTCCGAGCCCGCGCCCAGCGTCACCCAGCCGCCGCCCGTCACCGGGCCTGCCAGCACCGCGAGATGCGGCAGCCCGGCGCCGCGCAGCCGCACCATCCCGCCGGCGATGCCCTGGAGTTGGGTGAGCGCGTGCATGCCCTCCTGCACCCGGGTGCCGCCGGACGCCAGCACCGAGACCACCGGCAGCGCCAGATCCCGCGCGGTGCGCAGCGCGCCGGCGATCCGCTCTCCCGCGCTC
This region includes:
- a CDS encoding carboxyl transferase domain-containing protein; amino-acid sequence: MSQPPPLSARAALDLLAPGHVALPARESGGPPDGPLGWPGYDAGRERAAARAGSSEAVRCAVGRVGETEAVLIAFEFAFLGGSIGWSAGERIAGALRTARDLALPVVSVLASGGTRVQEGMHALTQLQGIAGGMVRLRGAGLPHLAVLAGPVTGGGWVTLGAGSDVRLALPGTQVGFSGARVRPPDADPAAYTAEAQLAAGHLDGIVEREALPETVARWLRLLTRPARGPVEPPRAVRAAVPPATGWEAVRAARAADRPDAGAYLRAHFTRLAPLASVDPALSVGFGERAGRSIGYVAQHGTPTTPAGFRAAVRLLRLADGLGIPVLTLVDTPGAANDADAERDGVGAAIAETFTAMAASRLPVTTLLVGQGGSGGAAALTAPARTWVTAESYYSVLPPESAAAVLKRDAAQVAEVAELLRLRPQDLVAHGLARGVVAP